From the genome of Yersinia enterocolitica, one region includes:
- a CDS encoding energy transducer TonB produces the protein MFTSSTHMYLLWLLSTESVLVKHPDDAPAAVMLTLSAETQFTQNVEQNPVVGIQQTFNEPQVEQQEAQPEDVSNLLTAPEQPNAVLLVEKEVEITEEEPVEEPVKIKRPQQQVMKPRKPVIEETPENRNKPSPPAAVASTTLSGESHQIAAAANSDSVHKQKVKMNWRSRLQGHLVEFKRYPPRARKQRQQGIATIRFVVNKDGHVLSAQLIKSSGAAILDHEALALIKRAQPLPKPPAELLLHGQITLALPIGFDLKNKRE, from the coding sequence ATGTTTACCAGCAGCACCCATATGTACCTGCTCTGGTTGCTGAGTACCGAATCTGTACTGGTTAAACATCCTGATGACGCCCCGGCGGCAGTGATGCTTACCTTGTCGGCAGAAACGCAGTTCACCCAAAACGTGGAACAAAATCCGGTGGTGGGAATACAACAGACTTTTAACGAACCGCAGGTTGAACAACAGGAAGCTCAACCAGAAGACGTGAGTAATTTGCTGACAGCACCTGAGCAACCTAATGCTGTACTGCTAGTTGAGAAAGAGGTGGAAATCACTGAAGAAGAACCTGTAGAAGAACCAGTGAAAATAAAACGTCCACAACAGCAAGTAATGAAACCGCGTAAACCTGTCATTGAGGAAACACCAGAAAACCGCAATAAGCCTTCTCCGCCAGCAGCCGTAGCCAGCACAACACTATCTGGCGAGAGCCATCAAATTGCTGCCGCAGCAAATAGTGATTCCGTGCATAAACAAAAGGTTAAAATGAATTGGCGAAGCCGCTTGCAAGGGCATCTGGTGGAGTTTAAACGCTATCCACCCAGAGCCAGAAAACAGCGACAACAAGGCATCGCCACTATCCGTTTTGTGGTCAATAAAGATGGGCATGTTCTATCTGCTCAGCTTATAAAAAGCAGTGGGGCCGCTATTTTAGATCATGAAGCATTGGCACTTATTAAACGTGCTCAGCCATTACCTAAACCACCTGCCGAGTTGTTATTGCATGGGCAAATAACATTAGCTCTGCCCATTGGTTTTGATTTAAAAAATAAACGCGAGTAA
- a CDS encoding glutathione peroxidase, whose protein sequence is MFTSQEGKKIPQVTFHTRQGDQWVDVTTDDLFSNKTVIVFSLPGAFTPTCSSSHLPRYNELAAVFKQHGVDSILCVSVNDTFVMNAWKADQHAENITFVPDGNGEFTKGMNMLVEKADLGFGPRSWRYSMLVRNGVVEKMFVEPNKPGDPFEVSDADTMLKYLAPDFKVQESVSVFTKPGCPFCAKAKQMLQERGIQYEEIVLGKDATTVSLRAVTGRGTVPQVFIGGRHIGGSDDLENYLSA, encoded by the coding sequence ATGTTTACTAGCCAAGAAGGTAAAAAAATCCCACAAGTAACTTTCCATACCCGTCAGGGGGACCAGTGGGTTGATGTAACCACCGACGATTTGTTCAGCAATAAAACAGTGATTGTATTTTCACTACCGGGTGCATTTACCCCGACTTGTTCTTCCAGCCATCTGCCACGCTATAACGAACTGGCCGCTGTGTTTAAACAGCACGGTGTTGATAGCATTCTGTGCGTATCAGTCAACGATACCTTCGTGATGAATGCCTGGAAAGCTGACCAGCATGCTGAAAATATTACTTTCGTTCCAGATGGTAACGGCGAATTCACCAAGGGCATGAACATGCTGGTTGAGAAAGCTGATCTGGGCTTCGGTCCACGTTCATGGCGTTACTCGATGCTGGTGCGTAACGGTGTGGTTGAGAAAATGTTTGTGGAGCCAAATAAGCCGGGTGACCCGTTTGAAGTGTCCGATGCCGATACCATGCTGAAATATCTGGCACCCGACTTTAAAGTACAGGAGTCGGTATCTGTCTTTACCAAACCGGGCTGCCCATTCTGTGCCAAAGCGAAACAAATGCTGCAAGAACGCGGGATTCAGTATGAGGAGATCGTGCTGGGTAAAGATGCGACAACCGTCAGCTTGCGTGCTGTCACTGGTCGTGGAACTGTGCCACAAGTATTTATTGGTGGCCGTCATATTGGTGGCAGTGATGATTTGGAAAATTACTTATCTGCTTAA
- a CDS encoding Si-specific NAD(P)(+) transhydrogenase, producing the protein MQQHFHFDAIVIGSGPGGEGAAMGLVKQGARVAVIERYNNVGGGCTHWGTIPSKALRHAVSRIIEFNQNPLYSDNARTISSSFADILNHADRVINQQTRMRQGFYDRNHCHMFSGDASFIDANTINVRYADGTNDTLRADNIVIATGSRPYRPANVDFSHERIYDSDTILQLSHEPQHVIIYGAGVIGCEYASIFRGLSVKVDLINTRDRLLAFLDQEMSDALSYHFWNNGVVIRHNEEFEQIEGTLDGVIVHLKSGKKVKADCLLYANGRTGNTGGLGLENIGLEADSRGLLKVNSMYQTALPHVYAVGDVIGYPSLASAAYDQGRIAAQAMIKGEANVHLIEDIPTGIYTIPEISSVGKTEQDLTAMKVPYEVGRAQFKHLARAQIVGMDTGSLKILFHRETKQILGIHCFGERAAEIIHIGQAIMEQKGEGNTIEYFVNTTFNYPTMAEAYRVAALNGLNRLF; encoded by the coding sequence ATGCAACAGCACTTCCATTTTGATGCCATTGTTATTGGCTCGGGTCCTGGCGGTGAAGGTGCCGCTATGGGGTTGGTCAAGCAAGGTGCCCGTGTTGCCGTAATTGAACGGTATAATAATGTGGGCGGTGGATGTACCCATTGGGGCACTATCCCTTCCAAAGCTTTGCGCCACGCCGTTAGCCGTATTATCGAATTCAACCAAAATCCACTCTACAGCGACAATGCCCGAACCATCAGTTCTTCTTTCGCTGATATTTTAAACCATGCTGATCGTGTTATTAATCAACAGACACGTATGCGTCAGGGTTTTTACGATCGCAATCACTGCCATATGTTTTCAGGCGATGCCAGCTTTATTGATGCCAATACTATCAACGTGCGTTATGCCGATGGCACCAACGATACACTACGCGCTGATAACATTGTTATTGCTACAGGTTCACGCCCCTATCGCCCGGCGAATGTTGATTTTAGCCATGAACGGATTTACGACAGCGATACCATTTTACAGCTCAGCCATGAACCTCAGCACGTCATTATCTATGGCGCAGGGGTTATTGGTTGTGAATATGCTTCAATCTTCCGTGGTTTGAGCGTCAAAGTTGATTTAATCAATACCCGCGACCGCCTACTGGCCTTCCTTGATCAGGAAATGTCAGATGCCCTCTCTTACCACTTCTGGAATAACGGTGTCGTTATCCGTCACAACGAAGAGTTTGAGCAAATTGAGGGAACCCTTGATGGGGTTATTGTCCATCTGAAATCAGGTAAAAAGGTCAAAGCAGACTGCTTGTTGTATGCCAATGGTCGTACCGGTAATACCGGCGGTTTAGGGTTGGAAAACATCGGCCTGGAAGCTGATAGCCGTGGTCTGCTGAAGGTCAATAGCATGTACCAGACAGCGCTGCCCCATGTGTATGCGGTGGGTGATGTGATTGGTTACCCGAGTCTGGCCTCTGCGGCCTATGATCAGGGGCGTATCGCGGCACAAGCAATGATCAAAGGCGAAGCCAACGTTCATTTGATCGAGGATATTCCGACGGGTATTTACACCATCCCGGAAATCAGTTCGGTTGGGAAAACCGAGCAAGATTTGACCGCGATGAAAGTGCCCTACGAGGTCGGCCGGGCGCAATTTAAACATCTGGCGCGCGCGCAAATCGTCGGGATGGATACCGGTAGCTTAAAAATCCTGTTCCATCGAGAAACCAAGCAAATCTTGGGTATTCATTGCTTTGGCGAACGTGCAGCGGAAATTATCCACATCGGACAGGCAATTATGGAACAGAAAGGAGAAGGCAATACTATCGAATATTTCGTTAATACAACCTTCAACTATCCGACGATGGCTGAAGCCTATCGTGTGGCAGCACTGAACGGTTTAAACCGCCTGTTCTAG
- a CDS encoding dihydrolipoyl dehydrogenase: MKTLNVDVAVIGGGTAGLGAYRAAKLSTPSVVMIEGGEYGTTCARVGCMPSKLLIAAAEAVHHIEKAPKFGIHPQGDILINGREVMSRVKRERDRFVGFVLEGVDNIPAADKIQGYARFIDDNTLQVDDHTRIVAQRIVIATGSRPTWPTAWDELGDRLIVNDDVFSWDDLPESVAVFGPGVIGLELGQALHRLGVQVKMFGVGGGVGPLTDSIVRNYAAKALGEEFYLDPDVKVEVMQREGDKVFIRYLDKTGKPQETMVDYVLAATGRRPNVDKLGLENTSLILDERGVPQADRLTLQTSVPHIFIAGDASNQLPLLHEASDQARIAGVNAGGFPEVVPGLRRSPISVVFSDPQIAMVGSTFRELSQKFSACGCFEIGEVSFENQGRSRVMLKNKGILRVYGEQGTGRFLGAEMMGPSAEHIAHLLAWAHQQQMTINQMLDMPFYHPVIEEGLRTALRDLQSKLRLGTDEAERCLRCPGD, from the coding sequence ATGAAAACCTTAAACGTTGATGTCGCCGTAATTGGCGGCGGCACTGCCGGACTTGGCGCTTATCGCGCTGCCAAACTGTCAACCCCAAGTGTGGTGATGATTGAAGGTGGCGAATACGGTACCACCTGTGCACGCGTTGGTTGCATGCCATCCAAACTGCTGATTGCAGCAGCCGAAGCCGTACATCATATTGAAAAAGCGCCTAAATTTGGTATTCACCCGCAAGGCGATATTCTGATTAATGGCCGTGAAGTGATGAGTCGTGTTAAACGTGAGCGCGACCGGTTTGTTGGTTTTGTGCTGGAGGGTGTAGATAACATTCCAGCCGCGGACAAAATTCAAGGCTATGCCCGTTTCATTGATGATAATACGCTACAAGTTGATGATCATACGCGTATTGTTGCGCAGCGTATCGTGATTGCGACTGGCTCCCGCCCAACCTGGCCCACAGCCTGGGATGAGCTGGGTGACCGACTGATAGTTAATGATGATGTGTTTAGCTGGGATGACCTACCCGAATCTGTTGCGGTATTCGGACCTGGTGTTATTGGTCTGGAACTCGGTCAGGCACTGCACCGGCTGGGCGTTCAAGTAAAAATGTTCGGTGTCGGTGGTGGTGTTGGCCCACTGACTGACAGCATTGTACGTAATTACGCCGCGAAAGCCTTGGGTGAAGAGTTCTATCTTGACCCAGACGTGAAAGTGGAAGTCATGCAGCGTGAGGGGGATAAAGTCTTTATCCGCTATCTGGATAAAACCGGTAAACCGCAAGAGACCATGGTTGATTACGTGTTAGCTGCCACTGGTCGTCGCCCTAATGTGGATAAACTGGGTCTGGAAAATACGTCCCTCATTCTGGACGAACGAGGGGTTCCGCAAGCTGATCGACTTACCCTGCAAACCAGCGTGCCACATATCTTTATCGCCGGTGATGCCAGTAACCAATTACCATTACTGCATGAGGCTAGCGATCAAGCCCGTATCGCCGGAGTGAATGCAGGTGGATTCCCTGAAGTGGTTCCCGGCTTACGTCGCAGCCCTATCTCGGTTGTTTTCTCTGACCCACAAATTGCGATGGTAGGCTCAACCTTCCGTGAGTTATCACAAAAATTCAGTGCATGTGGTTGTTTTGAAATCGGTGAAGTCTCTTTTGAAAATCAGGGGCGCTCGCGTGTCATGCTGAAAAACAAAGGTATTTTGCGCGTTTATGGCGAACAGGGAACCGGCCGTTTCCTCGGCGCCGAGATGATGGGGCCGAGTGCCGAACATATCGCACATCTGTTAGCTTGGGCACATCAACAACAGATGACCATCAATCAAATGCTGGATATGCCATTTTATCACCCAGTCATTGAAGAAGGCTTGCGTACTGCGCTGCGTGATTTACAGTCCAAGTTAAGGTTGGGTACCGATGAGGCTGAACGCTGCCTGCGCTGCCCAGGTGACTAA
- a CDS encoding toxin HicA produces the protein MKDMDSRVAQIKANPAGVKFRELVKICNFYFGFPRHYSSSHHVYGTPWQGDPRINIQKDSSGMAKFYQVKQVIAALAKLEEMDNG, from the coding sequence ATGAAAGACATGGACAGTCGGGTTGCTCAGATTAAAGCTAACCCCGCTGGGGTTAAATTCCGCGAACTCGTCAAAATCTGTAATTTTTACTTTGGCTTTCCCAGGCATTACTCCAGTAGTCATCATGTCTATGGTACTCCCTGGCAAGGAGACCCTCGGATCAACATTCAAAAGGACAGCAGCGGAATGGCCAAATTTTATCAGGTAAAACAGGTGATCGCTGCATTGGCTAAACTCGAGGAAATGGATAATGGTTAA
- a CDS encoding HTH-type transcriptional repressor FabR — protein MGTIMGVRAQQKERTRRSLIEAAFSQLSAERSFASLSLREVSREAGIAPTSFYRHFRDVDELGLTMVDESGLMLRQLMRQARQRIAKGGSVIRTSVSTFMEFIGNNPNAFRLLLRERSGTSAAFRAAVAREIQHFIAELADYLELENHMPRSFTEAQAEAMVTIVFSAGAEVLDVDIEQRRQLEERLVLQLRMISKGAYYWYRREQEKLAVSRT, from the coding sequence TTGGGCACGATTATGGGCGTCAGAGCACAACAAAAAGAGCGGACTCGTCGTTCCCTTATCGAAGCGGCGTTCAGCCAACTGAGCGCTGAGCGGAGTTTCGCCAGCCTTAGCTTGCGGGAAGTCTCTCGCGAAGCTGGTATCGCACCGACTTCTTTCTACCGGCATTTTCGCGATGTCGACGAACTTGGCCTGACAATGGTCGATGAAAGCGGCCTGATGTTGCGCCAACTGATGCGTCAGGCTCGCCAGCGGATTGCCAAGGGCGGCAGTGTTATCCGTACCTCCGTATCTACATTTATGGAATTTATCGGTAATAACCCGAATGCATTTCGCTTATTGCTGCGCGAGCGTTCCGGCACGTCCGCCGCATTTCGTGCCGCAGTGGCACGTGAAATTCAGCATTTTATTGCTGAGCTGGCAGATTACCTCGAATTGGAAAACCACATGCCACGCAGCTTCACTGAAGCTCAGGCTGAGGCCATGGTCACAATTGTCTTCAGTGCTGGTGCAGAAGTGCTGGACGTGGATATTGAACAACGGCGACAGTTAGAGGAACGCTTGGTCTTACAACTGCGGATGATCTCCAAGGGCGCTTATTATTGGTATCGCCGCGAGCAGGAAAAACTCGCCGTATCTCGCACTTAA
- a CDS encoding toxin-antitoxin system HicB family antitoxin codes for MVNIEHYTYRITWSAEDNEFVGLCAEFPGLSWLAKERFEALAGITALVADILRDMQTHGEIPPQPLAEKHYSGKLVLRLPPEQHRRLAINASEEGISLNRYLCARLAI; via the coding sequence ATGGTTAACATCGAACACTATACGTATCGGATTACTTGGTCGGCAGAAGATAATGAGTTTGTTGGTTTGTGTGCGGAATTCCCTGGCTTGTCATGGCTTGCAAAAGAGCGCTTCGAAGCCTTGGCAGGTATCACTGCGTTGGTTGCCGATATTCTGCGCGACATGCAGACTCATGGTGAAATACCACCACAACCCTTGGCAGAAAAGCATTATAGCGGGAAACTGGTTCTTCGCTTACCACCGGAACAGCACCGGCGTCTGGCAATTAATGCCTCGGAGGAAGGAATTAGTCTAAACCGCTATCTGTGCGCTCGGTTGGCTATCTGA
- a CDS encoding DNA-binding transcriptional regulator OxyR, with amino-acid sequence MNIRDLEYLVALAEFRHFRRAADSCHVSQPTLSGQIRKLEDELGVMLLERTSRKVLFTQAGLLLVEQARTILREVKVLKEMASLQGESMSGPLHIGLIPTVGPYLLPQIIPMLHKAFPKLEMYLHEAQTQNLLAQLDSGKLDCAILALVKETEAFIEVPLFDEPMSLAIYADHPWADRDRVQMHELAGEKLLMLEDGHCLRDQAMGFCFQAGAEEDTHFRATSLETLRNMVAAGSGITLLPSLAVPNERKRDGVCYLECYKPVPKRTIALVYRPGSPLRGRYEQLAEAIREHMQPRMNPDVIKEKLEQAV; translated from the coding sequence ATGAATATTCGTGATTTAGAATACTTGGTGGCGCTGGCTGAATTCAGGCATTTCCGGCGTGCTGCCGACTCTTGCCATGTCAGCCAACCCACATTAAGTGGTCAGATTCGTAAGCTGGAAGATGAGTTGGGCGTGATGTTGCTGGAGCGCACTAGCCGTAAGGTCTTGTTTACGCAGGCTGGGCTGTTGCTAGTGGAACAAGCCAGAACTATATTGCGAGAAGTAAAGGTACTGAAAGAGATGGCCAGCTTGCAGGGCGAAAGCATGTCCGGTCCACTGCATATCGGCCTGATACCTACTGTCGGGCCTTATTTGTTGCCGCAAATCATTCCCATGTTGCATAAGGCATTCCCGAAATTGGAAATGTATCTGCATGAAGCACAAACCCAGAATCTTCTGGCTCAGTTGGACAGTGGCAAGCTGGACTGTGCCATTCTGGCACTGGTCAAAGAGACCGAAGCTTTTATCGAAGTTCCGCTATTTGATGAGCCGATGAGCCTGGCTATTTATGCCGATCATCCATGGGCCGATCGTGACAGAGTGCAAATGCATGAGCTGGCGGGTGAGAAATTATTGATGTTGGAAGATGGCCACTGCCTGCGCGATCAGGCGATGGGCTTCTGTTTCCAGGCCGGTGCAGAGGAAGACACCCATTTCCGCGCCACCAGTTTGGAAACTCTGCGTAATATGGTGGCTGCGGGGAGCGGCATTACTTTGCTGCCGTCGTTGGCGGTACCGAATGAGCGCAAGCGTGATGGCGTATGCTATCTGGAGTGCTACAAGCCTGTGCCTAAACGCACTATCGCGTTGGTGTACCGCCCCGGTTCCCCACTGCGTGGCCGCTATGAGCAACTGGCCGAGGCGATACGTGAACACATGCAACCGCGTATGAATCCAGATGTTATAAAGGAAAAGCTAGAACAGGCGGTTTAA